Proteins encoded together in one Candidatus Baltobacteraceae bacterium window:
- the rplF gene encoding 50S ribosomal protein L6, which produces MSRIGKLPVAVPSGVNVTLNDGEVLVKGPKGELRQAILSNVVSVKMEDGKVLIERKGEAREHRAAHGLTRTLIANMVEGVSKGYRKSLEIQGVGFRVAKAGEKLNLSLGFSHPVVFEAPRGIALMVEGQNKIHVEGIDKQAVGQVAAEIRGLRPPEPYKGKGIRYAGEVVRKKLGKAGKAGKK; this is translated from the coding sequence ATGTCTAGAATTGGAAAACTGCCCGTAGCCGTTCCGTCGGGCGTGAACGTTACGCTCAACGACGGCGAAGTGCTGGTCAAGGGACCCAAGGGCGAGCTGCGCCAAGCGATTCTATCCAACGTCGTGAGCGTGAAAATGGAAGACGGCAAGGTGCTCATCGAGCGCAAAGGCGAGGCGCGCGAGCATCGTGCCGCGCACGGCCTCACGCGAACGCTCATCGCCAACATGGTCGAAGGCGTCAGCAAAGGGTATCGCAAGAGCTTGGAGATCCAAGGCGTCGGCTTCCGCGTGGCTAAGGCCGGGGAGAAACTGAACCTCAGCCTGGGCTTCTCGCATCCGGTCGTGTTCGAAGCCCCCAGGGGCATCGCGCTCATGGTCGAGGGCCAGAACAAGATTCACGTCGAGGGCATCGACAAACAAGCCGTGGGACAAGTCGCGGCCGAGATTCGCGGCCTGCGTCCGCCCGAGCCGTACAAAGGCAAAGGCATTCGCTACGCCGGCGAGGTCGTTCGCAAGAAACTCGGTAAGGCCGGAAAGGCAGGTAAGAAGTAA
- the rplR gene encoding 50S ribosomal protein L18: MARISKDDARRARHVRLRKKLAGTSERPRLSVRRTLHHIYATLVDDSKGHTLAAASTVEKTLAGSLESKTNLDAAKAVGAAIAEKAKAAGISQVVFDRGGYKYHGRVQALADAAREAGLSF, translated from the coding sequence ATGGCGCGCATTTCTAAGGACGACGCACGCCGCGCGCGCCACGTGCGGCTGCGCAAGAAACTGGCGGGTACGTCGGAACGTCCGCGCCTGTCGGTGCGCCGCACGCTTCACCACATCTACGCGACCCTCGTCGACGATAGCAAGGGCCACACCCTTGCCGCGGCGTCGACCGTCGAGAAGACGCTCGCCGGTTCGCTGGAATCGAAGACCAATCTCGATGCCGCTAAGGCCGTCGGTGCCGCGATCGCCGAGAAAGCCAAAGCGGCGGGTATCTCTCAAGTCGTGTTCGATCGCGGCGGTTACAAGTATCACGGACGCGTCCAGGCGTTGGCCGATGCGGCGCGCGAAGCGGGGCTAAGTTTCTAA
- the rpsE gene encoding 30S ribosomal protein S5, with the protein MQYRGGRDRDNSGFEETVVRVNRVAKVVKGGKRFSFSALVVVGDRKGKVGFAIGKAGEVPEAIRKAVEQAKKNLVTVPMVEKTIPHEVRHEIGAASVLLKPAAPGTGVIAGGSMRAVLELAGIHDILTKCLGTTNPINVVMTTIEALRSLRTAEQVAAMRGKTVKDIYAA; encoded by the coding sequence ATGCAATATCGTGGTGGTCGCGATCGCGACAATAGTGGATTCGAAGAGACCGTCGTCCGCGTTAATCGCGTGGCGAAAGTCGTCAAGGGCGGTAAGCGCTTCAGCTTCAGCGCGCTCGTCGTCGTCGGCGATCGCAAAGGGAAGGTCGGCTTCGCCATCGGCAAAGCCGGCGAGGTTCCCGAGGCGATCCGCAAAGCCGTCGAGCAGGCGAAGAAGAATCTCGTAACCGTTCCCATGGTCGAGAAGACGATTCCGCACGAAGTGCGCCACGAGATCGGGGCGGCTTCGGTATTGCTCAAACCGGCCGCGCCCGGTACCGGCGTCATCGCCGGCGGATCGATGCGCGCCGTGCTCGAGCTCGCGGGCATTCACGACATCCTCACCAAGTGCTTGGGCACGACCAACCCGATCAACGTGGTCATGACGACGATCGAAGCGCTTCGCTCGCTTCGTACCGCCGAGCAAGTCGCGGCTATGCGCGGCAAAACCGTCAAAGACATCTACGCAGCGTAG
- the rplO gene encoding 50S ribosomal protein L15, whose translation MLKLGSLKPAPGSRPKRQRIGRGHGSGMVKTGGEGGKGQTVRSGGGKGPAFEGGQTPWARRLPHKRGYSQKARDIGHFRSRLAVVNLHQLATWDAAIEVSPESLKDKGVLKSALDGVKILGGAKPGKDLPSGLRFRDCQFSSSAREALNAVGAKIEDEQVA comes from the coding sequence GTGCTCAAGCTCGGCTCGCTCAAGCCGGCACCCGGCAGTCGTCCGAAGCGTCAGCGCATCGGCCGCGGCCACGGTTCGGGCATGGTGAAGACCGGCGGCGAGGGCGGCAAAGGCCAGACCGTTCGCTCGGGCGGCGGAAAGGGTCCCGCGTTCGAAGGCGGTCAGACGCCGTGGGCGCGGCGCTTGCCGCACAAGCGCGGTTACTCGCAGAAAGCGCGCGATATCGGACACTTCCGCTCGCGTCTCGCCGTCGTCAATCTGCACCAGCTCGCGACCTGGGACGCGGCAATCGAAGTCTCGCCGGAATCGCTCAAGGACAAGGGCGTGCTGAAATCGGCGCTCGACGGCGTGAAGATTCTCGGCGGCGCGAAGCCCGGCAAGGATTTGCCGTCGGGGCTGCGCTTCCGCGATTGTCAGTTTTCCAGCAGCGCGCGTGAGGCGCTCAACGCTGTGGGCGCCAAGATCGAGGACGAGCAAGTCGCGTGA
- the secY gene encoding preprotein translocase subunit SecY, with the protein MIDNLRAAILVPEIRQRVFFVLFAFAWFVFMIHVQLPDVNQAAWQRVLQNGTFYNLLGFLSGGALQKLSIIAMGITPYINASIIMQLMTVVLPQLEELAKKGGEEGRKKISQYTRWLTIVLACMQGTFMAVSMQRSGVFYDNSIWFLLYAIVAMVAGTLFLMWLGEQISDKGIGNGVSLIIFIGIVLRFPTYVTQTFSSTAGGGESWFNIFLYFVIALVVIVSIIFLYQGQRRVPVQQARRVVGRKMFAGRSTYIPLRLNNAGVISIIFAISILLLPQQALSWFNHGQAGGGGWLGNVSTWLNVWFSPNGPLYNVVYFLLVVIFTFFYSSIVLNTRDVADNLKKTGAFIPGIRPGQPTVDYLNKILFRITTAAAIYLGLLAVLPGALQRGLSVTTFYLGSTSLLIVVGVALDTITQIEARLAMRDYRGFIKR; encoded by the coding sequence GTGATCGATAATCTCCGCGCAGCCATCTTAGTGCCGGAGATCCGCCAGCGGGTCTTCTTCGTGCTCTTCGCGTTCGCGTGGTTCGTCTTCATGATCCACGTGCAGTTGCCCGACGTGAATCAAGCGGCGTGGCAGCGCGTGCTGCAAAACGGCACGTTCTACAACCTGCTCGGCTTCTTGTCGGGCGGCGCGTTGCAGAAGTTGTCGATCATCGCCATGGGCATCACGCCCTACATCAACGCCTCGATCATCATGCAGCTCATGACGGTCGTGCTTCCGCAGCTCGAGGAGCTCGCGAAGAAAGGCGGCGAGGAAGGGCGTAAGAAGATCAGTCAGTACACGCGTTGGCTGACGATCGTGCTCGCCTGCATGCAGGGAACGTTCATGGCCGTGAGCATGCAGCGCAGCGGCGTCTTTTACGACAACAGCATCTGGTTCTTGCTCTATGCCATCGTCGCGATGGTGGCGGGGACGCTCTTCCTGATGTGGCTCGGCGAGCAGATCAGCGACAAAGGCATCGGCAACGGCGTCTCGCTGATCATCTTCATCGGCATCGTTCTACGCTTCCCGACGTACGTCACGCAGACGTTCTCGTCGACGGCGGGGGGCGGCGAATCGTGGTTCAACATTTTCCTGTACTTCGTGATCGCGCTGGTCGTGATCGTCTCGATCATCTTCCTGTATCAGGGCCAGCGCCGCGTTCCGGTGCAGCAGGCGCGTCGCGTGGTAGGCCGCAAGATGTTTGCCGGCCGCTCGACCTACATTCCGCTGCGCCTCAACAACGCCGGCGTCATCTCGATCATCTTCGCGATCTCGATACTGCTCCTGCCGCAGCAGGCGCTGTCGTGGTTCAACCACGGCCAAGCCGGCGGCGGTGGCTGGCTGGGCAACGTATCGACCTGGCTCAACGTCTGGTTCTCGCCAAACGGTCCGCTCTACAACGTCGTCTACTTCTTGCTGGTCGTGATCTTCACGTTCTTCTATAGTTCGATCGTCCTCAACACCCGTGACGTGGCGGACAACCTGAAGAAGACCGGAGCCTTCATCCCGGGCATCCGTCCCGGACAGCCGACCGTCGATTACCTCAACAAGATTCTCTTCCGCATCACCACGGCGGCGGCGATCTACCTGGGCTTGCTGGCAGTGCTGCCGGGTGCGCTCCAACGCGGACTGTCGGTAACGACCTTCTACCTGGGTTCGACGTCGCTGCTTATCGTGGTCGGCGTGGCGCTCGATACGATCACCCAGATCGAGGCGCGCCTGGCGATGCGCGACTACCGCGGGTTCATCAAGCGATAA
- a CDS encoding adenylate kinase has translation MRLIFLGPPGAGKGTQARILERFGARQISTGDILRENRVAGTELGKEAEAYMKRGDLVPDALIIAMIEKELEKTPSGFVMDGFPRTDAQAKAFDDLLARKGWALDAVVLFEADRQTLIDRLSARWTNPRNGRTYNTITNPPKTAGIDDEDGGPLMQREDDKAETVAKRLDVYEQQTKPLIEYYRKTGKLVEIDALRSVDEVAHQLAHVIGLEHAH, from the coding sequence GTGCGCCTGATTTTTCTCGGTCCGCCCGGCGCGGGCAAAGGCACGCAGGCTCGGATTCTCGAGCGCTTTGGCGCACGGCAGATCTCGACCGGCGATATCCTGCGCGAGAACCGCGTCGCGGGCACCGAGCTCGGCAAAGAAGCCGAAGCGTACATGAAGCGCGGCGATCTGGTTCCCGACGCGCTCATCATCGCGATGATCGAAAAGGAGCTGGAGAAAACCCCGTCGGGTTTCGTGATGGACGGTTTCCCGCGGACGGACGCACAAGCCAAAGCCTTCGACGATTTGCTCGCGCGCAAGGGTTGGGCGCTCGATGCGGTCGTGCTGTTCGAAGCGGATCGCCAAACGCTGATCGATCGTCTCTCGGCGCGCTGGACGAATCCGCGCAACGGTCGCACGTACAACACGATCACGAATCCGCCGAAGACGGCCGGCATCGACGACGAGGACGGCGGACCGCTGATGCAGCGTGAAGACGACAAGGCCGAAACCGTCGCAAAGCGGCTCGACGTGTACGAGCAGCAGACCAAACCGCTGATCGAGTACTATCGCAAAACCGGCAAGCTCGTCGAGATCGATGCGCTGCGCAGCGTCGACGAAGTCGCGCACCAGTTGGCGCACGTGATCGGTTTGGAGCACGCGCACTAA